The nucleotide sequence CCTCATTTGCGtcaaatttagtatttcatagTCCAGTGCCCATTTTTGTGTCTGCAAAGCTGAAAAAATACACATCAATAATGTAGTGATTATGTACACATTATAGATTCACATTCAATAATTTAACGGGAAATTTGACTTAAGTTGATATTTTACTGCACAGAAACCCTTCTTGAAGTACAATTATACCATCCTTCCTGGCCTGGTATCATTGTACCATGCCTTATTTTATTCCAGATGTGTACTCTCAAGCTCCCCCAGGTCCCATTGTATATCAACACCAACTTCCCAACAGACTCCAACGAACCATATCGTTCGGAGCATGCCGAATTGTAATCAATCCGTAAGTAACGCTCTCATGGAGTATCCGAAATTATACCaattattcctaaaatttcgTATGAACTTCAACAACTGGCAACAGCGCGTTGTTCTATTGTTTGGGAATTACAAATCAATTACCGTCACGGAATACTGCCATGTTGTCAGATTGTGTTACGTTCTAATTCATtgttcaacattttaaattgtggaaattttttttttttaatacatttttggtccAACTTGAAACACCTCATACATATTTGCTCAGACAATGTCCAGATCCAGACGTGACCTTCTGGATGTATACCATGACCCACCCAGAGAACCCCGAACAAATCTTCGCTGCCACCCATGTGAGAGGTACCAATTTAGACCGGACCACTTTCAATGCCAGCAAGCCCACCAAAGTGATTGTTCATGGATACAATTCTAATATGTTCCTGACAGCTCTTGCAGCTCTTAGAAAAGGTGCAATCTTCAATAACATCTAGTtactaaaatttcagactttGAATTTTATAGAATATCTGAAAACTAATGATTGCAACGTGTTTTTCGTGGACTGGAGCCCTTTGAACCAATCGCCATGTTATCCAGGAGCTGTCTGGAATGCCCGCCATGTGGGGGTGTGCACCGCCCAGCTCATTGAGAGGATTAAAGATATGGGTGCTACAGATATACATATTATTGGATTTAGTTTAGgtaaaatacattttactTGTGAGAGATAAGAATTTTTGTCCTGTCTTGCTGCAGTCATTTAGTGACAAAATATTGGATTTAGGAGGAACGAAACAGAATCAGACTTCGTTAAATGCGGATGCTTCGACTTATTAGTATCAAATATAGTATCAGTCCTATAATATGTCATCCTCAGAGCAAAAACACCCCTGGGATTAGTTCGGggattatttgaattttttcaccTGAGGAAGAACGTAACATAGATCGAAACGTCGGTATTTACGGCCTCTAgaaaaaatacacatatttatttttgttgtcaTTTTAGGCGCCCATATCACAAACTACCTCTCCCTAGCCTTACGCCCTTACAGGCTGCCAAGGATCACAGGCTTGGATCCGGCATTGCCTGGATATATCAAAGCTGGTAATGACGATAAGCTGGATAAAACTGACGCAGAATTTGTGGATGTTTACCACACTAGTGCTTTCATGCAGGGGAAAGCTGAGGAAAGCGGACATGTGGATTTTTACTTTAATGGTGGCTCCATCCAGCCTGGATGTTGGGAAactgaaagtaaataaattattgacttttattatattatcgAGGGAGGTTactaaaaaaatcctttcagTACACGGTGAAATACCGTGCGGCTCTCTAAATTCATCTCCCtcttgttaactttttaacaaattattatttttttaaaacttaaaatcgGCATTAAATATGCAGCAAAAAATGCTatcttttgacgtttttttatttttttaaacgttgCTTACGCCACAGATAGCGCAAAAtggacgatttttttaaattgaaacatggggCAAGTGACACCTctaattaaaagtatttcaaaACCACATTTCAATGCTCATCTTCATAGTTCAAGCTCGAGTTGCTGTATTGcaattcaaaatctatcgattagtttttgggaaaaacagctataaattttgtaaaatatgcaATACCAACTCATTTAAATAGTgcataaacaatgaaaaacttgtttgttaatagaaaattggtttgttcccgattttgtgctcacagtttttgattaaaaaagaagaataaataaataaaaataacaaaagattgtttgtgagcacaaaaCCGAATACAAACCAATTTCTCAtgaataaacaagttttttttattgttcacGCATTATTTAATTGAGTTTGTTTTGcctttttttaccaaatttattgctgtttttctcaaaaactaatcgatagattttgaattgCAATACAGCATTGAAATGTGATTTTGaaacacttttaatttgagatatcACTTGGTCCATTGATCACTTGATCcatgtttcagttttaaaaaatcgactaTTTTTTGCTACCGATTAtgtaacaattaaaaaaataaataaacgtcAAAAGATAGCATTTTGTGCTGCCTATTTTATActaattttgagttaaaaaaaataatgattcgttaaaaagttttggagagaagGGAGAGGGGATATATTCTAGAGCCCTATGTTATAAACGTAAGGCGTTGATTAAGTCATTTGCTATTTAGCATGAAACAACTGAGTGGTAACCAGACATtagatgaatttatttaagacATATCTCTGACCTACTCgacctttttttaatgatcatccTTTAAATAACtgtaatttttagattttttctctTGCAATCATCACAGAGCTCCATTATATTATGCGGAATCCATCAATTCACGTGTGGGGTTTTGGGGAtggaaatgtgaaaattttgtGCAGTACCTTTTAGGGGGCTGTCCTCCTAATGAAGTGCAGATCCCACTGGGGGAGAGAGTGAGCAGATATGTATTCGGAACTTATATGGTAAGTGCATTTTAGGCTTTTTAAGGAAACCAAAGTAAAAGTTAACTGCACATTAACTTCAACCTTAAACCTTCAAACAGGTCATAACCGCTTCCGCTTCTCCATTCGCAATTGGGCCTTACAATGTGAGTTCCAAATTATTAAAGCCAGTGAAAACCATCACCGAAATACCTCCTGATGCCTTTAAATTGGCCTTTCCCATACCGGAAAAGCCAAAACTCTATATTTATGACGAGGATGATTTGTTTAAAGACgttctcaaagaaaaattcccCAATGATCCTAGAGTACAAGCGCAGATTTTGGGGAATGATTTTGATTTGGATGGAGGctgatgaaaaaataaacaattttcaatacacaaatcatattttattccTGTCCTCCACATTGAGGATTAAATTTTCCGCTAATACTCGACTATAATAGATGCCTTTAGCAGTAGTAGGGGTGGGATCTCCTATGGGGATGGGATCTCCGGCACAAAATCCGAAATTCTCAATATCTTTAAGGCTGGCGCACTTTGTAGCCATGTATAAGTCTTCGTTTATTAGAGAACTGGCGAAGATTTTCCAGGATCTTCCATGACTGCAAGCCTCTATAAACTATAAAAGTTGCCGTTATGAGTTGTTTGCCCAGtgcagaaaatgattttgaccTGTAAAACTGAACACCCAGGCTGAGGGGGACCACCTCCGTTAGGGTAAAAATCTGCATGTCCTAGGGGGGATTTAAATCCTAAATAACCAGCACACGTATGGATTATATCCACAAAACTAGCATCATTGCTGTTTAGTGTCCCTGAAGAGAGCAACCCGATGTCGAAACCTGGCAAAGCTGGATCTAGCCCTAAAATCGGCtattgtcaataatttttagcattggagcaatttttaataccagttattcttccaatttttcctttttttacttCTCTTCCAGCAAAGCCTGATACGTGGGCACCTAAACTATGACCGACCAAATGCAAATCTTCAGGTTTTACCCCTATTTCGTCTACCAGATAGTTAAGGTAGCTGCCATAATACTGTCCCACTTGCGGGGTTGAAGTCATGGGTAACGGGTAAAAGGGATTGCCGGAAATTGCGCTCCAGTCCATGACCAAGATGTTGGCATCATATCTGCAGTAATTTATGAACATGGcctttttttggtttaatcaTTTGCTACCTATGCAAAAAtccatttctaattaaaacacAGGAGTCCTTGCGTCCACCAGACATCCACCCATGAGTAATGATTTTTGTGGGTTTGGaagtatttacatatttagaGAGGCTTGGTTTTGAGTCTATAGACACTCCGTCTGGAAAGTctctataaaaatgtatgtagaCGGACTGTTTGAAAGTCTTGTAGATGAAAAGATTTACCGAGAGAAAAActcaaattgaatatttttttcaagttggGTCTGATCTGGCAAGGGAAATATCCTGCTATCgttgtttaatttgaaataaccgATGATCGGGTTATTTTCATCATCTGGAAAGAAGATAAAATCCGTTCCAAATCCAGGGTACAATTCTTGGAGATCTTCTCTTGAATATATATCAGCTTTTGGTTGAGCagttataataattgttcctgcagtaataaaaaaatcaaaaaatggtttctttgtaaaataaaattaacttttaccTAAGATTAAGCTCAAAACTGCACTTTTCACCCTCGCCATCGCCACTACTCGtcacttaaaaatataaaagtgatTTCCCAACTATCTTGTTCTCAATGGCTTTAATGGGACCTTGTATAAACTTTTATACTAAATACATTAACTGCGATAAACCCACTATCATACCCCTCAAAAAATGCTAATCGCTCAGgtgttacatattttatgcgaaattaaatattcacaCTGCTAAAATGGTATATACTCTTCCGTATCTCggtacatattttaatattaaactacggtagaagat is from Euwallacea similis isolate ESF13 chromosome 14, ESF131.1, whole genome shotgun sequence and encodes:
- the LOC136413576 gene encoding pancreatic triacylglycerol lipase-like isoform X1; this encodes MCEMEGQIFVLVFLSTLMKYVYSQAPPGPIVYQHQLPNRLQRTISFGACRIVINPQCPDPDVTFWMYTMTHPENPEQIFAATHVRGTNLDRTTFNASKPTKVIVHGYNSNMFLTALAALRKEYLKTNDCNVFFVDWSPLNQSPCYPGAVWNARHVGVCTAQLIERIKDMGATDIHIIGFSLGAHITNYLSLALRPYRLPRITGLDPALPGYIKAGNDDKLDKTDAEFVDVYHTSAFMQGKAEESGHVDFYFNGGSIQPGCWETENFFSCNHHRAPLYYAESINSRVGFWGWKCENFVQYLLGGCPPNEVQIPLGERVSRYVFGTYMVITASASPFAIGPYNVSSKLLKPVKTITEIPPDAFKLAFPIPEKPKLYIYDEDDLFKDVLKEKFPNDPRVQAQILGNDFDLDGG
- the LOC136413576 gene encoding pancreatic triacylglycerol lipase-like isoform X2; the encoded protein is MYTMTHPENPEQIFAATHVRGTNLDRTTFNASKPTKVIVHGYNSNMFLTALAALRKEYLKTNDCNVFFVDWSPLNQSPCYPGAVWNARHVGVCTAQLIERIKDMGATDIHIIGFSLGAHITNYLSLALRPYRLPRITGLDPALPGYIKAGNDDKLDKTDAEFVDVYHTSAFMQGKAEESGHVDFYFNGGSIQPGCWETENFFSCNHHRAPLYYAESINSRVGFWGWKCENFVQYLLGGCPPNEVQIPLGERVSRYVFGTYMVITASASPFAIGPYNVSSKLLKPVKTITEIPPDAFKLAFPIPEKPKLYIYDEDDLFKDVLKEKFPNDPRVQAQILGNDFDLDGG
- the LOC136413577 gene encoding phospholipase A1-like is translated as MARVKSAVLSLILGTIIITAQPKADIYSREDLQELYPGFGTDFIFFPDDENNPIIGYFKLNNDSRIFPLPDQTQLEKNIQFEFFSRDFPDGVSIDSKPSLSKYVNTSKPTKIITHGWMSGGRKDSCVLIRNGFLHRYDANILVMDWSAISGNPFYPLPMTSTPQVGQYYGSYLNYLVDEIGVKPEDLHLVGHSLGAHVSGFAGREVKKGKIGRITGLDPALPGFDIGLLSSGTLNSNDASFVDIIHTCAGYLGFKSPLGHADFYPNGGGPPQPGCSVLQFIEACSHGRSWKIFASSLINEDLYMATKCASLKDIENFGFCAGDPIPIGDPTPTTAKGIYYSRVLAENLILNVEDRNKI